cagtattttgctACTGAAGATAATGCAACATATGCAGCCTATACCTTCAGAATAAATTCCTTTAGTAGGATCTCTGGATTAAGTGAGACTGTGCCAACTTCCCCTTCAAGGGTTGACCAATCTCCCATTTTTACCAGCAATATATGAATGTAACTTTCCTCAGTATCACCAAAGAATGCAGTGCCGAGTTTCTGAATTTTCTCCCAACACAAGCTACAgtagttgtattttcatttctcttatgtgTGAGGATACGCTTAAAAGCCAtccgcatttctttttctgtgacttaTCCCATTCATATTGTTGTTAGCCTACTTTTAGATTCACTCAGTTTCTTCAAGTCAGCCTATTTTAGGCCCTTCTTAATGTTGCTTTTTTGTTCAAACCACTGTTGGCTCTCAGCTGAGTGACTACACCAGCCTCCTAGCTTgtctccctgcttcattctacCCCTGCCCACGTGAGAGTAGCGAGTAGCTCGTCTgatctccctcccctctccccacgtctCCTTCCCCTTCTTTAAGAATTATCACCATTCCCTTGCATATAACCTTTCAATGGTTTCCCATTACAATTAGACTAAAATCCGTATTTTTTCTTGTCAAGGTCTACTAGACACAAGGCCTTAACCCcctgatattcctcctggcattCTTTCACTCAGCTGCAGCCACCCTCTTTCTGTCCTCTGCCTACACCGAGCATATTTCCTTCTGAGGACCTCACAGGGCTCCCCTTCACTCCTAGGATGCTCACTGTCACTTAAGGAGACCACCCCCAGTaacactgccccctccccagtccatgaccatccttttctttcttctcagtgtTTCGCTACTTGACATTATTCCTGTGTCAACAGGCCCCAGGGACCTCTAGGAAGTAAAGACCAGAGTTAGGGTTTGGGTTTTGTCAGTATAACCTCTGTTTGTCCTGCCCCTAAATCGTGCCCAATAATCATCCATTTcagtgtaccccaaatcatttaTGCTTCCCCCAATTTTCCTTCATCATCTAAGATTTCTTCTAATGCTGTCCTTTGATGGGTCTGTCACCCAAGACCAGCATTAATTTCAGATCTCTTCGAGCGGTAGTTTAGTTACTCAGACTCAAAGACACCGACAGGTTACCAAGACCCACAAAAACCTAAGAGAGGAAATCTACTGTTCAGTGACAAATCAATGGTAACTTTAATTTGGGGACAGAACATTTAATGTTAAAATACCTTAACTACAAAATGACTCACCCTATGAATTTAATTAAGTCGAAAGACAAAGCCACAAGACCAGAATTCTGCAGGGAAGTACGATACATCACTTTTTATGTCTGTGCCCAGATTAAAGCAATATAATGAGATTATAAAAGACAACCATAAAGGGTGGGTAAATGAATGATGCTCCAACCATTAAACAGGTGGTAAAAAGCAGACTGCACAGCTACATGCAGCTGCGTGGAAATACATCCTGGGGCACGCTTCAGGTGTCAGCACGGTTCCAGGAGCTTCCCGTCTTCACTTTACAAGAGAAAGTTACAATGTGGCACACAAAGAACGATCTCATACAATAAACACAACATTCTGTTTATTCGTATACAAAAGGTTCAGGAAGAACCAACaccaaaatattaatgaaaattctGGATATTCTGAGTATGAGTGAATGACTTTTTAGTATTTTGCAAATCTTTTACCCCAAATGTTTACTGgtatcaaaaaagtaaaaaaaaaaaaaaaaaagtgtttataatAGCTACTGAAAGGAGGAAAAACCTGTTGCTCAGAGGTTTTCCCCCATTACGTTGTCAATTCCTTCCCTACCCGCTCCTtggaggatggaaggaaggaatcaCTTGAGAGAGCAGCTTGCACCAGAGAATGAGCAAAGTTCCTAAGAGGAGAATATAAAGGCTGTTTGAAAAGCTGATGCATAATAATAAAATCAGATAATAGGACCTTAGcatcttattttctattattgACAGTAACATCAGTTACATTAGATACACTGTTAAAGGCAAGATAGCCACAAAATTCTTTTGAGTCTATCTGATATTTATACTAGGTTCGTAGGAGTTAACTGAAACAGCTTGAAGAAATCATGTTCTTCTCAAAGGTTTCTGAAGAAAAACACACAGCATCATTTATGTTTGGTTTTGTCTAAGTAACCAAATAATTCTTCATTGCAGAAAAGCCAAAATGTTTTATATCAATGCAGGTATTTCTCAGTTTCCAGGGAAACTGATATAAAATTGtctgaaataaaaacattaagagCAAACTTCCAATGTGCTTGCACTTTACATTCGTGTTCTGACCTCGTATCTATGGAAACTTAATAATAGGCAAATGCTGAAATTGAGGTTTCTCTCATCACTTTATTGAATgccaaaaaagagagacaaatttaagtaaaattttcacAATCATGTCAAACATAAAAAGGTAAATTCTGTGCTCATGAACCCTCTTTTTCTAGTTCCCGGCTCAGCACTCCCCCTCACTAAATGCTTCGTACCTTACCTGCCCCCTTACCGGTTTCTCCTAATGTCCCTCTGTCCAGGGCATTCTCGGCTTCAATTTGAGTCAGCAGAACAAACTCTTTAAAATATACCAACATGTTTACCTGACTGGTAAATTGAGGCTATTTCACGACTTCTTTTATTCCTATCCATTGTAAGAAATGTACAGACACAGAATGCAGAGGTATGTGTTGCTTCTGAGTTGTGaacaataaactcaaatggaaatAACCAAACTGAAGTTGAGTTAGGCCTATCTTAtggataaattataaaataaaaagtgcattccaaacttttttttaagcACCCAACAACTGAATTTGGTGTATCTACCATTCTCAAGTCTGTCTCTTCTGTTCAGTAGCTATGTTACACAGTTATTTCAGAGCTCTAAGTCTTGGCTTCTTCATTGGCATCACAGGGAGAATATTCACAGGCCTTATTTATAGATGGAAGGGTCAGGTGAAATACACCCGAAAATATGTTGTAAATCGTAAAAGAATCATACAGAAGTCCAATTTTGGTCTCCCTACACTAGCCtactactgttttttaaaatcacttagaGGCTTACCTTATAGCAACAAGCTGAGCAGTTTTCACAGGTATGCACAAGCTTTGTTTTTAAAGCTACAATTAATTTACATTAATTTGTGCTTTCACAGTATCTGAGTATTCTGAAAAGGGAGTACTTTCCACTTACAAAGCCATGTCCATCATATGGGTGAGTTCACAGGCTTACCTATTCTaactttgaaagaaattaaataaacccaaataaaatttaaatagaagagCTATAAGACATATCCtctatgaaataaagaaatactcTCTGGCATTTAAATGAAACAAGTGGGCCAGTGGGGCTTTAACATCTTCACGGCACAATGTTTTCTACTTTAAAGAACACAGTCTTGATTAATGAGCCACAGTGTTatccagaatctttttttttagaacCTAGAGCCGTCCAGTCTCAAaattctagaggaaaaaaaaaatcaaacatttcctctcctctctctcctcttctccgtgacaacccacccccacccccagccacttCGTCTTCAGAATTTTCCCTGAACGTTATAAAAGTTGACTAGGATTCCACGGGCAGGAGGGGGTTGGAAGGAGAGGTAGCCATGGAGACAACTTTCCTGCAGGATCTGCCATCTCAACTGCCAAATCTTTGCATTACAAATTACAGtctgaatttctcttttctcctttgaaactTTTGACCAACAGTCTCAGGAACCACCCCCAATCCTCCCTTAGAAGAGGCAACATGCAAGTGAAGTTGGTTAAAGCTGGGGAGCTGAAGACATTTTTGTGTCAAAGTGGGAATCTTAATCTGAGCTCCGTGGGATCGTCTTTgggtaaaaacaacaacaacaacaacaaaactattcCCTGCAGCCGTTGCAGTAACGTTTCACACCGTTCAGTTATTTTAAGACCCCCTCTAACCTTTTTCTTATCGTTTTCAAATTATAGTTAGAATAAGGTCGCTTCAATCAGGACAACTCTAGACAGAATATTACTTAACGCCACACTAACTCTGTCGATAGcagttttgattttaaataacAAACCCTAAAATCTGTCTTAATTGTCCCGAGTATCAACTATCCTAACGAGTGGAAGTGTATCTAGATCCTTACCTCGTTCCTTCTCTTAGGTACCACCTGAATAGGTAAGGATTGGAAGATGGGATGGATATCGCCGAAGTTGGGAGTATTTAAGTTTTCATTGAGAAAAGAGAGAATACATCAGAAAGTCTTTACAAAGTCCCACAAGATGTTAAATAGAATCACGAACAGGAGCCACAGACTTGAGGGTCTTGGGTCGGGTTGCGAAAAGGGAATGAGGAAGAATTGGGCGTTCGggtagagaagagggagaaagactgGCCGGACGCGACGGAGAAAGAATAAGGGGTGGGGACGCCAGGCAGGGCCAGCCTCCGTCCTTGGTGCCCAGCCCCGAGAGAGCCAACTCCAGGCAGGAAGGAGCCCTAGGCGGCGGCTTCCTCCCGGGGGACCTGGGGGTCGGCGGAGGCCAGAGGTAAGCCCGAGAGCAGACGGGGCCGGCCCCGCGAGGGGCGAGGCGCGCCGGCCGCTTCCTTACCTTCGGGCATCTCCCGGTCGCTGATGTGCTGCAGGTGGTGGCCTTCACCCGCTCGGAAATCCAACTCGGTGGGTTCCACGGCAGCCGGCGCCGGTGCTACGGCCACCGGGTCTCCGGCCGCCGCCTCGTAGACCTCAGACTCGGAGTCTGGCGCAGGCCCCACGCGCCGGTTGGCACTGAGGCACACGCAACAGCTCAACGTGTTCCCCATGGGGCGCCTCCGCTCGGCCCCGGACTCCGCCAAGCTCAGagaccgccccctcccccaacaatGGAGCGGCGGGCACCGGCAGACCCGGGCTATGCCGGGGCTGCGCCGCACAGGTAGACGCGGCCTCGCCTGCCTCTCTCCTGTCCGCCACGCCGCCGGGGCCGGAGCAGGGCTCCGGCCCGGCCGCACCCCCGCT
The sequence above is drawn from the Cervus canadensis isolate Bull #8, Minnesota chromosome 32, ASM1932006v1, whole genome shotgun sequence genome and encodes:
- the LOC122432867 gene encoding cyclin-Y-like protein 1 isoform X2, which codes for MGNTLSCCVCLSANRRVGPAPDSESEVYEAAAGDPVAVAPAPAAVEPTELDFRAGEGHHLQHISDREMPEDLALESNPFDHPRASTIFRSKSETDVREKRKSNHLNHVSPRKLTKRYSSCPTIFPDDSTVSEPNLRTTIK
- the LOC122432867 gene encoding cyclin-Y-like protein 1 isoform X3, with the protein product MGNTLSCCVCLSANRRVGPAPDSESEVYEAAAGDPVAVAPAPAAVEPTELDFRAGEGHHLQHISDREMPEDLALESNPFDHPRASTIFRSKSETDGISKEAY